CCTCTCTctgttctctctctccttccttctccttgaaTGCTTTGATGATAGCTCGTAACAAAACAGATTTCCCCGTACCAGCGGATCCtgtaaagaagaagttttCACCGTTCATGATCTTTGCGAGGATTTCTGATTGCTGAGAAGAAAGTTCAGGCTCCCCTCCAACTGCAGGAAGCTCTGCCGTCGTTATATTGCCGTCTACTTGCGTTGAAGAGCTTTGGCCGgcctcatcatctggggGAAGTACCGATATATAGTCATCCATGGCCGTGAACCCATCATACCCGTTTTTATCTTCATTACGATCGTGCTTGCCTGCCTTTGCTTTCCTTCCTGGTGACTCCGTATCATCAGTGTCTTCTGACCGTTCGCGCTTGCAATCCTGTTGGTACGGGAGATGCAGAGGATGTGAGGGTGATGccttggaagaggatcTCGGACCATGTTGAGCTGATGGGTCGGCAGAATCACTGATACGCTTTCCCTTATCTGATTCTTTCAGGCCATCCTTCCGATCTGTCTCTGATGTTTCCGGCGGTGGAGGAGTTTGTGGCCTTAGAGATGCCCATAACTTTGTGAACATTAGCAGATCCCGAGAAGAACCGCTTGGTGACTAACACTAGCTTCGTCATAAGTGCCAAACTTTTTGAATACAGCACCGGGGAACATATGTACCTAAAACGCGATAACGCAAGGTGAGTCAAAATGTTTAGCAAATAAATGGATAACTGACCTGTTGTTGGCATTCTGCCCAGGTAATGTACACTCCTGGACGTCTCCCGAATCTGACAGCGTAGAAACCTGGTTTTGGCATTGCGGCTTATGGGCTTGCTTATGGGTAGTTATGCCTGAGATGTGCGAGGAGGACTTTAGTTAGGGAAAAGAACAAACAAAGcgacctccactttctgTTCTTCGCATCTCTACATTCAGTTATCTCACCAAAAATACTATGCCCACCTCGAGGTGTGCTGCCAGACTATTTTCACTCACCAAAGTACTCTGCCCTCACACTGCTTCTCTCACTCGTCCTCCCATACATCCAGCCAGGCCATATGCCACTATCCTTGCCTCATCGCAAAATCTCCATCAACCCCCCAGTGATCATGCCGGCCCCAACAATACAACTCGTAATCAGAATATAACACTTCGATCTTACCAGGAAGCAGCCATTTCCGCATGTCTTGATGCCCTCCAATCAGGATCACGCCGCCTAGGTGTTTCTTCCCCAACTGGTAGTGGCAAAACCACGATATTCTTGTCCCTTATCCCTCGAGTGCCGTTTTACGCTTCCCGTGGGAACGACAGTCATccaagagatggaaagggaCAAACTTTGATAATCGTTAATAGCGTTGAGCTGGCAGAACAGACTCAAAAGTCAGCAGAAAGATTACTAGGTGATGAGTGGACAATCGAGATAGAGCAATCGAAAAGAGTAGCCTCAGGGTTGGCGGATGTGTAAGCTCATTGTGCTTGGAAATTGACAGTATTGCTCATGCAGACATGCCAGGACAATAGCGACATATCAAACTCTTAATAACCCTGATAGGCTATCCAAGTTTGATCCTTCAAAATTCAAGCTTGTCATCGTCGATGAAGCCCATCATTCCGCTGCCCCTTCGTATGATTACTGTCATTTACAATTTCTCTAATCAATGCTGACCACCATATAGTTATCTCCGGCTTCTCCACTACTTCAACGAAGATGTAAAGATTCCCAAATCACCTCAAGCACCTTCACCTCATCTACATGGTTTCAAAGTTCCCATCATCGGATTTTCAGCTACCTTTTCGCGTGCGGACCAGCATTCGCTCCATTCTGCTTTCGAGGAAATCGTTTTTCACAGGGATATGAAAGATATGCTGAGCGAAAAACATTTAGCTCCAGCTAAACTGACAATCGTCAAAGCAGACTTGGAACTGGACGAGGTGGAAACGTCAAGTGGAGATTTCAAGAACGCCGCATTGGCTCGAAAGGTGAATACAACAGAGATTAATGAGCTCATTGTAAGGACATACCTTCACCGTGCTTGTGAGTCCTGTCCAAGGTTTCCCCTACGGCCTTCCACCTAGTCCCATGCTGATGAATTTGTGTTATCTTGCCATGTCTTGTAAAATCTACCAGCTGAACGTCGCTCAACCTTGGTATTTTGTGTCGATCTCGAACACGTCAGTGCCCTCACCCAAACGTTCCGTAGCGCGGGCATAGATGCGCGTTCAGTATCTTCCAAATCGAAGCCTGAAATGAGAAAAGCGACCATAGCCGCTTTTGGAAAGGGCGAGTTCCCGGTACTGATCAACTGTGAGGTCTTGACTGAGGGTACAGATATTCCTCAGGTAAGCAATTTAAATTTCAAATCAAATGGCATGAGGATGGTTGCAGAATGTTGACATGCAGCTAGATTGATTGTATCCTTCTTGCCAGACCTACACAAAGTAGGAATCTCCTCGTACAAATGGTAAGTGCCCTTTCACAATACACCGTTCGCCTACCCTCTGAAAATGCGCTACCTCAAGGCTGACCTCTGAAATAGGTCGGGAGAGGCCTTCGATTGAGTCCCGAGTCCGGCAAGACGGATTGTCACATCATAGACTTGGTAGATAGCGTGGCGAATGCTAACGGGCTCATTGTCACACCGACCTTACTCGGTCTTTCACTGGACGAGATGGATGTCGAAGATCACGGTCGCGAATCAACTGAGAAAGCAAAGCCTCAAGGTACGTTTCATTCTTGCACAATCGCCCCCGCCattgaaaagaaaaagagatcgGTATGGGCTAACATACCTTCCTCGCTTCTCACTTAATAGATGAATTAGAAACAGTTCCTCCCATAGCTCCCGACTATGATATTACTTATCTGGACCAAGATGATCCATTCCATGTTGATGTATTTGCACAACCTGTCATTCAAAAGGTCTCCAAAAACGCTTGGGTTTCATGCGGTAACGGGAAATATGCTCTCGAACTCATTGGTACGTCGCCTACCTTCTATTATCCCATCCTTCATGATTGATTCTCCAAATGCTGACTGGATAAAAATTTGTTCCATGGTTTAGGCAGCGGAACTATCATCGCAACTCGAAACGATCCGCAACTCTACTCCATCAGCTACCGTCCCAACTTACCTCACGAACTCACACCGTTAGGCAAAGGCAGATCACCATACGGCAGCGTGAGAGTAGTAGGGCATGCACCTGATTTGGAGAGGGCATTGCAGGCCGGGGACAAGTTTGCGGAGAATAAGTTGGGTAGGGGGAGGTGCTTAGCGTGAGTCTTGGTGCTTTTTCTATCCCAACCGCGGTTTGTAATTCCCAAAAAAGACGCAAAACTGATCAAAAGCCGTACCGTATAGATTGTCGAGATATGCTCCTTGGCGTCAGAGACTGGCAAGTGAAAACGCCGTCAAGCACCTATTGAAACGTCTAGGGGAGGACAATGATTCGCTTCTTAACGGtcaggggaaggagagagtgaTCAGTTTATGGGGCAAGAAAGTGTCTGTGGGAAGCTTAACGGCGGGAGAGGTATCTTCTTGGTTATGTGCCATGAAGAACGGTGCCAAGGTCAGTTTACACACCACTTTTCCACTaatgacgaggacgaggacggAGCTAATTACGAGTACATACAGAGCATCAGGATAGCGAGAGATAAGTCGGAGGAGAAAGCGAGAGCAAAAGCCGAGGCTAAggctgagaaggaaagacagCAACAGCTGAGAAACTTGCCTCTCCCACCTTCAACATGACGAAGGCATCGTACGTCTCTTTTgccaaaaaaaacaagaacAAAATGTGCATACCCTGCAATCACGATACCCCACCATTTAGCATTGATACCCAGTACATATATCCACACACAGACACACCTCATAGATTCCTAGATGCAAAGAGATAGATACTACCTCCTCAAAGCTCTCATCACATATAATCTCGCTTGAATCCTGAGTCCCTCCCAGATTTCTCTCCACCACTCCTTGACCCATCTGATCTGCCTTTCCTGGTTGGCCATTTGCCAGTCTGCATAAAATTGCGTGAGGCAGTCTTCCTTTCGCCTGATATCCTCTGGAGATGGCGGATCAGATGCAGGGGGTAAAAGGGAGAGTCGATGGTCTAATTGGGCATTAAACGCTATATTGTTGGCAGCCTTTCACAGCGAGTCTCTGTCAGTTCTCATCCCTAACCCACTCAATTTTGGCAATGGGACGGGATCTCACCCAAAAGCGATGATTCGTCAGATCaaccctttctcttctcaatcGCCATTCAAGCTCCATGTTGTCAAGCTTGGCATCcccggaagaggaaggaaactCTGAAGCAGAATAGGGCGAATTGGCCGAGGGACGAGTGGGTGGTTTGGAGGCGTATAATATGGGCCGGATATTTGATAGAGGGTCAGGGCTACATTCATGGCCATTAGTTTGGCCCATTTGATCAAAACAATGTTATACCTACGGAGCCACTAGGTCGACACCTGTAGCAGGGGTATCATTCCGGTTGCTTCGTCGCCTGCGAGGAGGGTCGGAGGCGGTTGAGCTGGTCGATGTAGACGCGGTAAAGTGTTGTATGTATGGGAGGATGTGGGCTACGCGGGGCCTTGCTGTTGGGAGCATTGTCATATGTATGGAGATTGGAAAGATGTTTGAGAAACGGAAATACACGAAAAATGACGAGGCGGCCAGAGGGAACGAGGAGAACCAACATTTCGAAGTTCGTTGCGGCAACAagtaaataaataaattTACCGTTCACACCATATCTCATCCCACATCCTATAACATCTCCACATACCCCATTTCACTGCATCGCCGATCATGTCAGCCCTCGACAACAGCACTGCACCCTCATTGCAAACCAAAAAGCGAAAGAGGACAGGCAAAGagcgagaagaaaggaaaaaggcCGCAATCCAGGTGAGTCCTATACTTTCTCAAGTTCATGGCGTCAAATACTTATGTCGAGTAGGCCAAACAGGAAGCCGAAGCTGTTGAAAAGGCAAATGGTGAAGTTGAGGGAGGCACCATAGTGCAGGACAGTGTGCAAGAAACTGTTGCACCCCAGGAGGCTGCTTCTGTAGAACATGAAGCTGGTCTATCATCGGTTGATGTTGAAAAAGTTGCCAAACGAATCGTAAGTCTCATTACGAGCTTGATGGTTTGCATTCTTGCGAAATTGACGGACCTATGCTAGCCCCAAGCTCTGAAGTCTCTTCACCCTGTATTCAAGCAAGCAAAAACTTTCGAAACTCGCCGTCTGATCAAGAAAATCAAATTTCTTCGGTGAGCCTGTTTTTATTTAAATCTTTTAGCAGTGGACGGCCTTCTAACGATCGTATAAAGAAACAAGGATGTCAAGGATGAAACTGCTGATTTGGAGTCTCAGTTGAAAATTATTCATGTAGGTCATACCTATTCAGTCGTCTGTGTACTGGTTCTAACAGTGATTACAGGATATCCAACTACAACCTCTCGCCAaatctcatcttctggtCAAGCTTCGTAAACATCCTCTCTTCAAACAAACCCCTCTCCCTAGCGAGATCtcatccctcctctctcctccttctgccaCGACAGCCTCCTTTGCAGGTACTAGTGCCACTCCCGCCTTGATCAACAAAGCCGAAAACCGACTTTGCAGCGCCAAGATTGTGGCagagagaatgaagaatgTTGTTAGTTGGACTGTATGTGAGGGTGGCGCCAAACTTGTTATCGAGAAAAAGCCGGCCACCATTAGCGCTGGGAAAGGCGGTAGCAAAAAGGC
The Cryptococcus neoformans var. neoformans JEC21 chromosome 8 sequence genome window above contains:
- a CDS encoding DEAD box family helicase, putative; this translates as MPTSRCAARLFSLTKVLCPHTASLTRPPIHPARPYATILASSQNLHQPPSDHAGPNNTTRNQNITLRSYQEAAISACLDALQSGSRRLGVSSPTGSGKTTIFLSLIPRVPFYASRGNDSHPRDGKGQTLIIVNSVELAEQTQKSAERLLGDEWTIEIEQSKRVASGLADVTIATYQTLNNPDRLSKFDPSKFKLVIVDEAHHSAAPSYLRLLHYFNEDVKIPKSPQAPSPHLHGFKVPIIGFSATFSRADQHSLHSAFEEIVFHRDMKDMLSEKHLAPAKLTIVKADLELDEVETSSGDFKNAALARKVNTTEINELIVRTYLHRASERRSTLVFCVDLEHVSALTQTFRSAGIDARSVSSKSKPEMRKATIAAFGKGEFPVLINCEVLTEGTDIPQIDCILLARPTQSRNLLVQMVGRGLRLSPESGKTDCHIIDLVDSVANANGLIVTPTLLGLSLDEMDVEDHGRESTEKAKPQDELETVPPIAPDYDITYLDQDDPFHVDVFAQPVIQKVSKNAWVSCGNGKYALELIGSGTIIATRNDPQLYSISYRPNLPHELTPLGKGRSPYGSVRVVGHAPDLERALQAGDKFAENKLGRGRCLALSRYAPWRQRLASENAVKHLLKRLGEDNDSLLNGQGKERVISLWGKKVSVGSLTAGEVSSWLCAMKNGAKSIRIARDKSEEKARAKAEAKAEKERQQQLRNLPLPPST